Proteins co-encoded in one Haladaptatus sp. ZSTT2 genomic window:
- the thyX gene encoding FAD-dependent thymidylate synthase: MQVRLLESTDDPEELICKAARNDYMADFVGDTAFEDIMATVKGDSLEDKQRTLISHLLNHGHFGPFEHVQATFAVKGISRSCMAQLTRHRHVSFDVQSMRYVAFDDVDIEDVAAGEMVVWPPSATDKNWVGRNQKTGDVTDEMMEKREQLFRDSVTNSVETYQELLDLGMPPEDARFVLPIGTEVNLVMSMNVRMLMHVADMRAAADSQWEIRELTNKVLDIAAEWCPITFEYYNEKMKGRKNRLAP; this comes from the coding sequence ATGCAAGTTCGGCTTCTCGAATCCACGGACGACCCTGAGGAACTCATCTGTAAGGCAGCGCGAAACGACTACATGGCCGATTTCGTCGGAGACACTGCCTTCGAGGACATTATGGCCACGGTTAAAGGCGACAGCTTAGAAGACAAACAGCGCACCCTCATCAGCCACCTTCTCAACCACGGCCATTTCGGTCCGTTCGAACACGTCCAAGCGACGTTCGCCGTCAAAGGCATCAGCCGCTCGTGTATGGCGCAACTCACGCGCCATCGACACGTCTCGTTCGACGTCCAATCCATGCGCTACGTCGCGTTCGACGACGTGGATATCGAGGACGTTGCCGCCGGCGAAATGGTCGTCTGGCCACCCTCTGCGACCGACAAAAACTGGGTCGGTCGGAACCAGAAAACCGGCGACGTGACCGACGAGATGATGGAAAAGCGCGAACAGTTGTTCCGCGACTCGGTCACGAACTCCGTCGAAACCTACCAAGAACTCCTCGACCTTGGGATGCCCCCCGAAGACGCACGCTTTGTCCTGCCCATCGGCACCGAAGTCAACCTCGTAATGTCGATGAACGTCCGGATGCTCATGCACGTCGCGGACATGCGCGCGGCCGCAGACAGCCAGTGGGAAATCCGCGAACTCACGAACAAAGTGTTAGACATCGCTGCAGAGTGGTGTCCGATTACCTTCGAGTACTACAACGAGAAGATGAAGGGACGAAAGAACCGCCTCGCGCCGTAA
- a CDS encoding cupin domain-containing protein encodes MGYKKSTPDDVDSLIPEEWGGMWMFRNSLESEVVGLSVMELEPGGKNKPHDHESDGEEEVYCVVDGEVTITVGGNAITLGENEALRVDPGEHRQIENTGDERARLVIAGAGRPA; translated from the coding sequence ATGGGTTACAAAAAATCGACTCCTGACGACGTAGATTCGTTGATTCCCGAAGAGTGGGGCGGCATGTGGATGTTCCGCAACTCGCTCGAAAGCGAGGTCGTTGGACTCTCGGTGATGGAACTCGAACCGGGTGGGAAGAACAAGCCACACGACCACGAATCGGACGGCGAAGAGGAGGTCTACTGCGTCGTAGACGGTGAAGTGACGATTACCGTCGGCGGGAACGCAATCACGCTCGGTGAAAACGAGGCACTCCGCGTCGACCCGGGCGAGCACCGCCAAATCGAAAACACCGGCGATGAACGCGCTCGACTCGTCATCGCGGGTGCGGGGCGTCCCGCGTAG
- a CDS encoding MBL fold metallo-hydrolase, whose protein sequence is MISNLAQGVQAFTSNVFLVTGERTVVVDPGSGFDVVEKIETRTDDLDAIVLTHTHPDHVGNVTAVKNAFDVEVWGYDPDSPFVDHAIGDEASVKIGDDSYTALHTPGHKNDHLCFYSKGARTLFAGDLVFQNGSFGRTDLPEGDREILIRSIERLIATVDPDLDVMHVGHGPSITSNPYDDIELSARMARMTG, encoded by the coding sequence ATGATATCAAATCTCGCACAGGGCGTCCAAGCCTTCACGAGCAACGTCTTTCTGGTGACCGGCGAGCGCACCGTCGTCGTCGACCCGGGAAGTGGCTTCGACGTCGTGGAAAAAATCGAAACCCGAACCGACGACCTCGACGCAATCGTGCTCACGCACACGCACCCAGACCACGTCGGCAACGTCACGGCCGTGAAAAACGCCTTTGACGTAGAGGTGTGGGGCTACGACCCGGACTCACCGTTCGTCGACCACGCCATCGGAGACGAAGCGTCCGTGAAAATTGGTGACGACAGCTACACCGCCCTCCACACACCCGGTCACAAAAACGACCATCTCTGTTTCTACTCGAAAGGCGCGCGCACCCTCTTCGCGGGCGACCTCGTCTTCCAAAATGGGAGTTTCGGACGCACCGACCTGCCAGAAGGCGACCGCGAGATTCTCATCAGGAGCATCGAGCGGCTCATTGCAACCGTAGACCCTGACCTCGACGTGATGCACGTCGGCCACGGTCCGAGCATCACGAGCAACCCGTACGACGACATCGAACTCAGCGCGCGCATGGCGCGGATGACGGGATAG
- a CDS encoding ATPase has protein sequence MKLLVAGSDQVDAGKTTFSVGLLRYIDGVGYKPRAGNDHWFDHDDYLKAVSDGRLYGKDARRLAEASATDVEPEAINPVHRLWRPAPGGGAGLLGRHDREFVCDRAGDAMVVNTTADVPPEVREQLAHAIEISTVEKLNEAMSRHHLPALEACAEQVTKTDRVVVESYADIARPLREFEPDAVAVVEPARARIYEGSRYTKACEVAGNSPREGQLEEVVDAVVDLIEPRASAGLPALDGATRTDPEAVCDAYEVAYEALCGVALD, from the coding sequence ATGAAGCTCCTCGTCGCCGGAAGCGACCAAGTCGATGCGGGCAAGACCACCTTCTCGGTCGGCCTGCTGCGCTACATCGACGGCGTGGGATACAAACCACGAGCGGGCAACGACCACTGGTTCGACCACGACGACTATCTCAAAGCGGTCAGTGATGGCCGACTCTACGGCAAAGACGCCCGCCGATTGGCAGAAGCCAGCGCGACCGACGTTGAACCAGAAGCTATCAACCCCGTCCACCGGCTGTGGCGACCCGCGCCGGGTGGCGGCGCGGGACTGCTCGGGCGTCACGACCGCGAGTTCGTCTGCGACCGTGCCGGAGACGCGATGGTAGTCAATACGACCGCCGACGTGCCACCAGAGGTTCGAGAACAACTCGCCCACGCCATCGAAATCTCAACCGTCGAAAAACTGAACGAAGCAATGAGTCGCCACCACCTGCCCGCGCTCGAAGCCTGTGCAGAGCAAGTGACCAAAACAGACCGCGTCGTGGTCGAGTCCTACGCCGACATTGCCCGGCCGCTTCGCGAATTTGAGCCGGACGCGGTGGCCGTCGTGGAGCCAGCACGAGCGCGTATCTACGAGGGCAGTCGCTACACGAAAGCCTGCGAAGTCGCCGGAAACAGCCCGCGCGAAGGCCAGCTAGAAGAAGTCGTGGATGCGGTTGTAGACCTCATCGAACCGCGGGCGAGCGCCGGGCTTCCGGCACTCGATGGTGCCACCCGAACCGACCCGGAGGCGGTCTGTGACGCCTACGAAGTCGCCTACGAGGCGCTCTGTGGCGTCGCGCTCGACTAA
- a CDS encoding DUF5827 family protein: MPRDKDAFDTIRPLDFRSPDEVLDEDKMYTVFEIARLLQGLDAEADLDYDTEDVLLSWAIPWVMVNADDLAFADPMADDDPGFYGLR; this comes from the coding sequence ATGCCACGCGACAAAGACGCATTCGACACGATTCGACCGCTCGATTTCCGCTCGCCAGACGAAGTGTTAGACGAGGACAAGATGTACACCGTCTTCGAGATTGCTCGCCTGCTGCAGGGGCTTGACGCCGAGGCAGACTTAGATTACGACACCGAAGACGTGCTGCTCTCGTGGGCAATCCCGTGGGTCATGGTGAACGCAGACGACCTCGCATTCGCAGACCCAATGGCCGACGACGACCCCGGCTTCTACGGCCTTCGATGA
- a CDS encoding FAD-binding and (Fe-S)-binding domain-containing protein — protein MATKNPEGSVSSPADHDALAAALSEAVRGDVRFDEYSQVLYATDGSIYKARPAGVVFPKDTADVQAAVRTATAHDTPILPRGTGSSLAGQAVGPGCVVLDLSRHMAEILDVDPEAKLATVQPGVVQDHLDTHLSQWGLKFAPDPASSNRATVGGSIGNNSTGAHSVRYGITDAYTEECNVVLADGSLIHTRDVVVDSPEWDAIVEQDTLEARIYETVRALVADNEAEIEERYPTLKRSVSGYNLHKVIREEDGEHVINLSKLLVGSEGTLGVVVEATLSLVTKPEETALVLYSFDSLGDAMRAVPVALEYDAGAVELMDAEVFRLARESEEYAQYAEAIPERAQAALMLEFDSECHDDFEAAIGATNERFLKNGTAFDALEAYTNDAQADIWKLRKAAIPLLMSLQGDAKPYPFIEDATVPPEELAAYVEEFEQVLDDHGTSAAYFAHAGSGTLHIRPILSLKEEDGIETMHSIAEAVTDLVLARNGSFSGEHGDGLARTEFNPKMYGPQLWDAFQDLKTAFDPEWLMNPGKVVFRDEVTDMRHNLRYGASYSSIEPQTAQDFSDEGGFSHLVELCNGCGTCRQTETATMCPTWRASKEEIQTTRGRANMLRAAISGDLPEDEIHSEKFHEEVLDLCVGCKGCMRDCPTGVDMAKLKAEVKHQTHQEKGTSPRERLFADIDRFSKLGSALAPLSNWATELPGARTVMEKTLGIAKDRDLPHFERESFRDWYASRGPMVPEKDATHRVLLFPDTYMNYASPEIGKAAVRVLEAGGCHVKLPTETTATGRAAYSKGFLDKAKTQAKTNVRALAPQVTDGWSVVFVEPSDAVMFQDEYLDLLPDDEACTALSRATYGVCEFVDRLRVDEHMSFSDPGETISYHGHCNQKALKRDHHAVGVLRRAGYDVDPLDSGCCGMAGSFGYEAEHYDLSKAIGRLLFEKVDASEASQVVAPGASCRTQLGEREGESRPPHPVEKLAAALAD, from the coding sequence ATGGCCACGAAAAATCCTGAGGGTTCGGTGTCGTCTCCCGCCGACCACGACGCGCTGGCCGCGGCGCTCTCCGAGGCAGTCCGGGGCGACGTGCGTTTCGACGAATATTCGCAAGTGCTCTACGCCACCGACGGCAGCATCTACAAAGCCCGCCCTGCCGGGGTGGTGTTCCCCAAGGACACCGCGGACGTACAGGCCGCCGTGCGGACGGCCACAGCCCACGACACGCCCATCCTCCCGCGGGGAACCGGCTCCTCGCTCGCCGGACAGGCCGTCGGCCCCGGCTGTGTCGTCCTCGACCTCTCTCGGCACATGGCTGAAATTCTCGATGTAGACCCCGAGGCCAAACTTGCGACCGTCCAGCCGGGTGTCGTCCAAGACCACCTCGACACGCACCTGTCGCAGTGGGGACTCAAGTTCGCGCCTGACCCGGCCTCCTCGAATCGTGCGACAGTGGGCGGGTCCATTGGAAATAACTCGACGGGCGCACACTCGGTTCGCTACGGCATCACCGACGCCTACACCGAGGAGTGCAACGTTGTCCTCGCCGACGGCTCGCTCATCCACACCCGCGACGTCGTCGTCGATAGCCCCGAGTGGGACGCGATTGTCGAGCAAGATACGCTCGAAGCGCGCATCTACGAAACCGTCCGTGCGCTCGTCGCGGATAACGAAGCAGAAATCGAGGAACGATATCCGACGCTCAAGCGCTCGGTGAGCGGCTACAATCTACACAAGGTCATCCGCGAGGAAGACGGGGAACACGTCATCAACCTCTCGAAACTCCTCGTCGGCTCAGAGGGAACGCTCGGTGTCGTCGTTGAAGCCACGCTCTCGCTCGTGACGAAACCTGAGGAGACGGCGCTCGTGCTCTACAGCTTCGACTCGCTCGGTGACGCCATGCGCGCGGTGCCCGTGGCGCTCGAATACGACGCTGGCGCAGTCGAGTTGATGGACGCAGAGGTGTTTCGCCTCGCCCGTGAATCGGAAGAGTACGCTCAGTACGCAGAAGCAATTCCAGAACGCGCGCAGGCGGCGCTCATGCTGGAGTTCGACTCCGAATGTCACGACGACTTCGAGGCCGCAATCGGGGCAACCAACGAGCGATTTCTCAAAAACGGCACCGCGTTCGACGCGCTCGAAGCCTACACGAACGACGCACAAGCCGACATCTGGAAGCTTCGGAAGGCGGCGATTCCGCTCCTGATGAGTCTACAGGGCGACGCCAAACCCTACCCGTTTATCGAGGACGCGACGGTGCCGCCAGAAGAACTTGCAGCGTACGTCGAAGAGTTCGAGCAGGTACTCGACGACCACGGGACCTCTGCAGCGTACTTCGCCCACGCAGGCAGTGGGACGCTCCACATCCGCCCGATTCTCTCGCTCAAGGAGGAAGACGGCATCGAGACGATGCACTCGATAGCTGAAGCCGTGACCGACCTCGTGCTCGCGCGAAACGGGTCGTTCTCGGGCGAACACGGCGACGGCCTCGCGCGCACGGAGTTCAACCCGAAGATGTACGGCCCCCAGTTGTGGGACGCGTTCCAGGACCTGAAGACGGCGTTCGACCCCGAGTGGCTCATGAATCCGGGGAAGGTCGTCTTCCGCGACGAGGTGACCGACATGCGTCACAACCTGCGCTACGGGGCGTCGTACAGCTCGATAGAGCCACAAACCGCCCAAGACTTCTCCGACGAGGGTGGCTTTTCGCACCTCGTCGAACTCTGTAACGGCTGTGGGACGTGTCGCCAGACGGAAACGGCGACGATGTGCCCGACGTGGCGCGCCTCGAAAGAGGAGATTCAGACGACGCGCGGGCGGGCAAACATGCTCCGGGCCGCCATCAGCGGCGACCTCCCCGAGGACGAGATTCATTCAGAAAAATTCCACGAGGAGGTACTCGACCTCTGTGTGGGCTGTAAAGGCTGCATGCGCGACTGTCCGACCGGGGTGGACATGGCGAAACTGAAAGCCGAGGTGAAACACCAGACGCACCAAGAGAAAGGGACCTCGCCGCGCGAACGGCTGTTCGCGGATATCGACCGCTTCTCGAAGCTCGGGAGTGCGCTCGCGCCGCTTTCGAACTGGGCCACCGAGCTGCCGGGTGCGCGGACGGTGATGGAGAAAACCCTCGGCATCGCCAAAGACCGCGACCTGCCCCACTTCGAGCGCGAATCGTTCCGTGATTGGTACGCGAGTCGCGGGCCGATGGTGCCTGAAAAAGATGCCACTCACCGCGTGTTGCTGTTTCCGGACACGTACATGAACTACGCCTCACCGGAGATTGGCAAGGCCGCCGTGCGCGTTCTTGAAGCCGGTGGCTGTCACGTGAAACTGCCAACGGAGACGACTGCAACGGGACGTGCGGCCTACTCGAAGGGCTTTCTCGACAAGGCAAAGACGCAGGCGAAAACGAACGTCCGCGCGCTCGCGCCGCAAGTAACCGACGGCTGGTCGGTTGTCTTCGTCGAACCCTCTGACGCCGTCATGTTCCAAGACGAGTATCTGGACTTGCTCCCTGACGACGAGGCGTGTACCGCACTGTCGCGGGCGACCTACGGCGTCTGTGAGTTCGTAGACCGCTTGCGCGTAGACGAGCATATGTCGTTCAGTGACCCCGGAGAGACCATCTCGTATCACGGCCACTGCAACCAGAAAGCGCTCAAGCGCGACCACCATGCGGTGGGCGTCCTCCGCCGCGCAGGGTACGACGTTGACCCACTCGATTCGGGCTGTTGTGGGATGGCCGGGAGTTTTGGTTATGAGGCAGAGCACTACGACCTCTCGAAAGCAATCGGCCGCTTGCTGTTCGAGAAAGTGGACGCGAGCGAGGCGTCACAGGTGGTCGCGCCCGGCGCATCGTGTCGCACGCAACTGGGCGAACGCGAGGGTGAGTCCCGGCCGCCACACCCAGTCGAGAAACTCGCCGCCGCGCTCGCAGACTAG
- the sod gene encoding superoxide dismutase, which translates to MSYELSPLPYDYDALEPHISEQVLTWHHDTHHQGYVNGWNSAEETLESNRESGDFGSSGGALRSVTHNGCGHILHDLFWQNMSPEGGDAPEGDLADRIEQDFGSYEAWKGEFEAAASAAGGWALLVYDSFSNQLRNVVVDKHDQGALWGSHPILALDVWEHSYYYDYGPARGDFVEAFFNVVDWEEPAARYDQAVELFE; encoded by the coding sequence ATGAGCTACGAACTTTCACCACTTCCGTACGACTACGACGCACTCGAACCACACATCTCAGAACAGGTGCTCACGTGGCACCACGACACCCACCACCAGGGCTACGTAAACGGGTGGAACTCTGCAGAAGAAACCTTAGAGAGCAACCGTGAGTCAGGTGACTTCGGTTCCTCGGGCGGCGCACTGCGCTCTGTGACCCACAACGGCTGTGGCCACATCCTGCACGACCTCTTCTGGCAGAACATGTCCCCGGAAGGCGGCGACGCACCCGAGGGCGACCTCGCAGACCGCATCGAACAGGACTTCGGTTCCTACGAAGCCTGGAAGGGCGAGTTCGAAGCCGCTGCCTCCGCCGCCGGTGGCTGGGCGCTTCTGGTCTACGACTCGTTCAGCAACCAGCTGCGCAACGTCGTCGTTGACAAGCACGACCAGGGCGCACTCTGGGGCAGCCACCCAATCCTCGCCCTCGACGTCTGGGAGCACTCGTACTACTACGACTACGGCCCAGCCCGTGGCGACTTCGTCGAAGCGTTCTTCAACGTCGTCGACTGGGAAGAGCCAGCCGCACGCTACGACCAGGCCGTCGAACTGTTCGAGTAA
- a CDS encoding DJ-1/PfpI family protein: MRIDILCYDGFDELDAIGPYEVFQSAAAFDAPFDVRLVTLDARETVTASHGLSVGIDGVLDTEQPADIVVVPGGGWNTRSEKGAWAEAEKGAVPAALVAVHDAGATVAAVCTGGMLLARAGLTDGRPAVTHASALDELRETAATVVDARIVDDGDILTAGGVTSGLDLALHLVEREANEEIATRVATELEYERRDAVREY, translated from the coding sequence ATGCGAATCGATATTCTGTGCTACGACGGGTTCGACGAACTCGACGCCATCGGTCCATACGAGGTGTTCCAGTCAGCCGCCGCGTTCGACGCGCCCTTCGACGTGCGGTTGGTGACGCTCGATGCCCGCGAGACGGTGACAGCGAGCCACGGGCTCAGCGTCGGTATCGATGGTGTGCTCGACACCGAACAGCCAGCAGATATCGTGGTCGTGCCCGGTGGTGGCTGGAACACGCGCAGCGAGAAAGGCGCGTGGGCAGAGGCGGAAAAAGGAGCGGTACCAGCCGCGCTCGTCGCCGTCCACGACGCAGGCGCGACCGTCGCTGCAGTGTGTACCGGCGGGATGTTACTCGCGCGCGCCGGACTCACCGACGGGCGACCGGCGGTGACCCACGCCTCTGCGCTCGATGAGTTGCGAGAGACGGCCGCAACGGTTGTGGACGCGCGCATCGTCGACGATGGCGATATTCTCACCGCCGGTGGGGTCACATCGGGCCTCGACCTCGCGCTCCATCTGGTCGAGCGCGAGGCGAATGAAGAGATTGCAACGCGGGTGGCAACCGAACTGGAGTACGAGCGACGCGACGCTGTGCGTGAGTATTGA
- a CDS encoding histidine kinase N-terminal 7TM domain-containing protein, whose protein sequence is MSLPLDLLVVMLTATIIGGIVAILAWRQRPEPGATALAILMAAASWWSLFYMLELNAATLAAKLLFARLQWFGSVTLSVAWVVFALEYTGNDDYVRPRNIALLAVIPAITLVLVWTNDWHHLIRHSVGIEQVGDMVVLTQSFGPWFWVMIGYTYILALVGDLLFIDLLENSPVIHRKQSVAILLAALAPWVGNLIFVGELLPWVAIDPTPVAFTVSGVASFGAISQYKLFKASPAPGQLARTFVLDEMADGVIVIDSMGTIVDINWSGATIVGEPALSLLGRQVQTVFPEYEKLSNVVDDESELITLGSKNDTRHYEVSRSNLCDHHERTIGQVLVFRDVTERFRYQQRLDVLNRVLRHNLRNEMNVVYGFADRLEEAGADAELTGRLKQKSLQLVDMGNKARAVQEIIETDSDDLPQISVASVIESTVRALEGRFPAVDVTIETLPPEGVTCGWVIEPTLENLLENAAEHNPEDHPTVTVSATVDADWLTISVADNGPGIPENEIAVLNAGQETSLMHSRGLGLWLVNWAVKALNGDLSFCENDPHGTVVTIRIPRSEVE, encoded by the coding sequence GTGTCACTCCCACTCGATTTACTCGTCGTTATGCTCACTGCCACGATAATTGGTGGCATCGTCGCCATCCTGGCGTGGCGACAACGCCCAGAGCCGGGAGCGACGGCGCTCGCCATCTTGATGGCGGCGGCGTCGTGGTGGTCGTTGTTCTATATGCTCGAACTCAATGCGGCGACGCTCGCAGCCAAACTGCTCTTCGCGCGTCTCCAGTGGTTCGGGTCGGTGACCCTGTCGGTCGCGTGGGTCGTCTTCGCGCTTGAATACACCGGCAACGACGACTACGTTCGACCCCGAAATATCGCGCTGCTCGCGGTCATTCCCGCCATCACGCTCGTACTCGTCTGGACGAACGACTGGCATCACCTCATCCGCCACTCGGTCGGCATCGAACAAGTGGGCGACATGGTCGTCCTCACGCAGAGTTTCGGCCCGTGGTTCTGGGTCATGATTGGATACACCTACATCCTGGCGTTAGTGGGTGATTTGTTGTTCATCGACTTACTCGAAAACTCGCCGGTTATCCACCGCAAACAGTCGGTTGCCATCCTGCTCGCCGCGCTCGCCCCGTGGGTGGGGAACCTCATCTTTGTGGGTGAGTTACTTCCGTGGGTCGCCATCGACCCGACACCGGTTGCGTTCACTGTCTCCGGCGTCGCTAGCTTCGGCGCGATTTCGCAGTACAAACTGTTCAAGGCGAGTCCCGCCCCGGGTCAACTCGCCCGCACATTCGTCTTAGACGAGATGGCAGACGGCGTCATCGTCATCGACTCAATGGGCACTATTGTGGACATAAATTGGAGTGGGGCGACTATCGTCGGTGAACCCGCGCTCTCGCTCCTCGGCAGGCAGGTTCAAACCGTGTTTCCAGAATACGAAAAGCTGTCCAACGTCGTTGACGACGAGTCGGAACTCATCACGCTCGGGTCGAAAAACGACACGCGCCACTACGAGGTGAGCCGGTCGAATCTGTGCGACCACCACGAGCGTACCATCGGACAAGTGCTTGTATTCCGCGACGTAACCGAACGCTTCCGCTACCAACAGCGCCTCGACGTCCTCAACCGCGTCCTTCGTCACAACCTCAGAAACGAGATGAACGTCGTCTACGGCTTTGCAGACCGCCTCGAAGAGGCGGGCGCAGACGCAGAGCTCACGGGACGGCTCAAACAGAAGTCGCTGCAACTCGTCGATATGGGGAACAAAGCGCGCGCCGTCCAAGAGATAATCGAGACAGACAGCGACGACCTGCCACAGATTTCGGTGGCGAGCGTCATCGAAAGTACGGTCCGCGCGCTCGAAGGGCGATTTCCAGCGGTCGACGTGACCATAGAGACACTCCCTCCCGAAGGGGTGACCTGTGGCTGGGTCATCGAGCCGACCCTCGAAAATCTGCTCGAAAACGCCGCAGAGCACAACCCAGAAGACCATCCAACCGTCACCGTCTCCGCTACGGTTGACGCCGATTGGCTCACGATTTCCGTCGCCGATAACGGCCCTGGCATCCCCGAAAACGAGATCGCCGTGTTAAACGCGGGCCAAGAAACGTCGCTCATGCACAGTCGCGGGCTTGGCCTCTGGCTCGTGAATTGGGCGGTCAAAGCCCTCAATGGCGACCTCTCGTTTTGCGAGAACGACCCGCACGGGACGGTCGTGACGATTCGGATTCCGCGCTCAGAAGTCGAGTGA
- a CDS encoding UbiA family prenyltransferase, with protein sequence MSIRNDAATKVGTGLHNVGTAIKAPESYGETKTQLYNVVVHGTLFLGLVGATKIYVVATLLSLSLNPAVLIAFLVSFTVYSHNKLTDLNEDAINNPDRVAFIKPKKRLFIALSAGAYLLALFLSFFGGIEAVLLTLFPGVSGILYSESWLPVFEADRLKDIFLVNTSFVAASWAVPVAYLPLAFAGKAMTTASLLVFGFFFIRTFIAGEVLNVRDAEGDRREGITTLPVLVGVKRTQLVLYGLDTLSLCLIAGASMLGVFSPLHCLALIPAIVYSLCITTSLGTDVTLSHLEMVRDFEYFIMALSLSVVVFFF encoded by the coding sequence ATGTCGATTCGAAACGACGCGGCGACCAAAGTTGGCACCGGATTGCACAACGTTGGCACCGCAATCAAGGCACCAGAATCGTACGGAGAAACCAAAACACAGCTCTACAATGTCGTGGTCCACGGGACCCTCTTTCTCGGCCTCGTCGGGGCGACGAAAATTTACGTGGTTGCAACCCTCCTTTCGCTCTCCTTGAACCCCGCCGTGCTCATCGCGTTTCTCGTTTCTTTTACCGTTTACTCACACAATAAATTGACAGATTTAAATGAAGATGCGATCAACAATCCCGACCGAGTCGCGTTCATCAAACCAAAAAAACGGCTGTTCATCGCGTTGTCTGCCGGGGCGTACCTCCTCGCACTTTTCCTCTCGTTTTTCGGTGGGATTGAGGCAGTCTTACTTACACTCTTTCCCGGTGTGAGTGGGATTCTGTACAGCGAGTCGTGGCTTCCCGTCTTCGAGGCTGATCGCCTCAAAGATATTTTCTTGGTGAATACGTCGTTCGTGGCCGCTTCGTGGGCCGTGCCCGTTGCCTATCTCCCCCTCGCATTCGCCGGGAAAGCAATGACGACCGCGAGCCTGCTCGTGTTCGGCTTTTTCTTCATCCGTACGTTCATCGCCGGAGAGGTGTTGAACGTGCGAGACGCAGAGGGCGACCGCCGTGAAGGCATCACGACGCTTCCGGTGCTCGTTGGCGTCAAACGCACGCAGCTGGTGCTCTACGGACTCGACACCCTTTCGCTGTGTCTCATCGCCGGTGCGAGCATGCTCGGCGTGTTTTCCCCGCTCCACTGCCTCGCGCTCATTCCAGCAATCGTCTACTCGCTTTGCATCACCACGTCGCTTGGCACAGACGTGACTCTCTCTCACTTAGAGATGGTGCGTGATTTCGAATATTTCATCATGGCGCTGTCACTCTCTGTTGTGGTTTTCTTCTTCTAA